A single genomic interval of Daucus carota subsp. sativus chromosome 1, DH1 v3.0, whole genome shotgun sequence harbors:
- the LOC108197928 gene encoding probable LRR receptor-like serine/threonine-protein kinase At3g47570, with amino-acid sequence MIFNFLRFNILFFFVLRTSTTFVHSFSNNVTDQQALLSFKYSITEDPSGVLDSWNNSIHFCRWTGVKCSSRRQRVTILNLPSLNLAGTLSPYIGNLTFLRIFYLYENRLHGLLPSEIGRLSRLQDLSLGNNSFQGEFPANLHRCRDIIYIDLEANDLQGKVPTNFSSWPKLEMFAVARNHIDGSIPPSIGNISYLRILYLDYNNLVGGIPLEVTNLAKLEDLDLSHNHLTGLVPLPLYNISSLHSLALHSNGLQGAIPSDLGLTLPELQEFHASSNRFTGPLPPSIVNASNLVVFDILINNITGPIPDNLDSLPNIQILGLGENPLGDNMQPDDWKFFNSLVNCTHLRTLGLQKSSLRGKLPDSIANLSITIEHLYMQQNHIYGSIPRGIEKLVNLMHLNLGDNFLTGSIPQSIGMLSKLGGLAFDGNNIAGAIPTSISNITQLFLLFLDNNELQGSIPTQLFHISTLEEVLLSNNQLRGAIPDEIGFLSHCIYLNFSQNLFKGPLPSNIGSLKHLAELDLSYNQLTGDIPATLDGCVMLEELYMEGNLFQGKIPSSFRTLKNLAFLDLSDNNISGSIPSFFEGFRQIIFLNLSHNKLEGEVPKDGLFSNVSTFSVVGNSELCGGIQALHLHACPEKVLRNKKKASALRIILIGVLVPCGVLFAYLALISYWRRNSKKLNDPILVLEDDRYPRLSYQDLLLATNEFSRNNLIGEGRYGSVYKGNLESVEHMIAVKVLNVEVHGAKKSFLAECETLRNIRHRNLIKIVTMCSSTDFMGNDFRALVFEFMPNGSLDSWLHPSPSYQGYERNLSLLQRLNISIDVALGLDYLHHHTHASIIHCDLKPSNILIDENFVARIGDFGLARFDFAVITSDINQTQMSSTGVRGTVGYVPPEYGMYGEISAEGDVYSFGILLLEIFSGKRPTESSIFMNNDNNLHDFVKKALPRRVMDIVDPRIVQDQEEHGMTINPSYRRAIIEGCLTSIFEVGILCSQVTPRKRIDISVAIKHLHVVRDKILQHSQ; translated from the exons ATGATTTTCAACTTTCTACGATTCAACATTCTCTTCTTTTTTGTACTGAGAACCTCGACAACATTCGTACATTCATTTTCAAACAATGTCACTGATCAACAGGCTTTGCTTTCTTTCAAGTACTCAATAACAGAAGACCCCTCGGGTGTGCTGGACTCGTGGAACAATTCCATCCACTTCTGTCGTTGGACAGGCGTAAAATGCAGCAGCAGAAGACAGAGGGTAACAATACTCAACCTCCCCTCACTCAACTTGGCGGGTACATTGTCTCCTTATATTGGAAACCTGACGTTTCTAAGGATATTTTACCTCTATGAAAACCGCTTACATGGCTTGCTTCCCAGTGAAATTGGACGACTGTCTCGCCTACAAGATCTTTCTCTGGGAAACAACTCTTTTCAAGGTGAATTTCCTGCCAATCTACATCGTTGCAGAGATATCATATACATTGATTTAGAAGCCAACGATCTTCAAGGGAAAGTGCCTACTAATTTTTCATCTTGGCCTAAGCTTGAAATGTTTGCTGTGGCACGCAATCATATTGATGGATCTATTCCACCTTCCATAGGGAATATATCATATCTTCGTATTCTTTATCTGGACTATAATAATCTAGTTGGGGGAATACCTTTGGAAGTGACTAATCTTGCAAAATTAGAGGATCTTGATTTGTCACATAATCATTTGACAGGTTTGGTTCCTCTGCCACTATACAACATTTCATCCCTCCATAGTCTTGCTCTACACAGTAATGGTTTACAAGGAGCGATTCCATCAGATTTAGGCCTCACCCTTCCGGAGCTGCAAGAGTTCCACGCTTCAAGTAACCGTTTTACAGGTCCACTTCCGCCATCAATAGTCAATGCATCTAATCTCGTCGTTTTTGATATATTGATAAACAATATTACTGGGCCTATACCGGACAATTTGGATAGCCTTCCCAATATTCAGATTCTAGGTCTGGGTGAGAATCCACTTGGAGATAATATGCAGCCTGATGACTGGAAATTTTTCAATTCCTTGGTTAATTGTACTCATCTAAGGACATTGGGCTTACAGAAGAGTAGTTTGAGAGGGAAGCTCCCTGATTCCATCGCGAATCTCTCCATCACTATCGAGCACCTGTATATGCAACAGAATCACATATACGGAAGCATACCTCGTGGAATTGAAAAACTTGTCAACCTGATGCATCTTAATCTGGGAGACAACTTCTTGACGGGAAGCATTCCACAATCAATTGGAATGTTATCAAAGTTAGGCGGGCTAGCTTTTGATGGAAACAACATTGCAGGAGCAATTCCAACTTCCATTAGTAACATTACTCaattatttcttctctttttggATAATAATGAGCTCCAAGGAAGCATACCTACTCAATTGTTTCACATATCAACTTTAGAGGAAGTGCTCCTCTCTAACAACCAGCTTAGAGGTGCAATACCGGATGAAATTGGGTTTTTGTCCCATTGTATTTACCTTAATTTTTCTCAGAATTTGTTCAAGGGTCCACTTCCATCCAATATTGGAAGCTTGAAACATTTGGCGGAACTAGATCTTTCATACAACCAACTAACCGGAGATATACCCGCTACTCTTGATGGATGTGTGATGTTGGAGGAACTATACATGGAAGGAAACCTTTTTCAAGGTAAAATTCCATCCTCTTTCAGAACTTTGAAAAATCTTGCATTTCTTGATCTTTCGGACAATAACATCTCGGGTAGTATTCCAAGCTTTTTTGAGGGGTTTCGTCAAATCATATTTCTCAACTTGTCACACAACAAGCTTGAAGGTGAAGTGCCTAAAGATGGTCTGTTTTCAAATGTTAGTACCTTTTCAGTTGTTGGAAATTCGGAGCTTTGTGGGGGTATTCAAGCACTGCATTTGCATGCTTGTCCTGAAAAAGTCCTGAGGAATAAGAAAAAAGCATCTGCCTTGAGAATAATACTAATTGGAGTGCTTGTACCTTGTGGCGTGTTGTTTGCATATCTTGCCTTGATTTCTTATTGGCGTCGAAACTCCAAGAAGTTGAATGACCCCATACTAGTATTGGAGGATGATCGATATCCCAGACTTTCATACCAAGACCTTCTACTAGCTACAAATGAGTTCTCTCGGAACAATTTGATCGGTGAAGGAAGATATGGTTCTGTTTATAAAGGAAATCTTGAATCAGTTGAACATATGATTGCTGTAAAGGTACTAAATGTTGAAGTACATGGAGCGAAGAAGAGTTTTTTGGCGGAGTGTGAAACATTGAGGAACATTCGTCATCGGAATCTTATCAAAATCGTCACAATGTGCTCTAGCACTGATTTTATGGGCAATGACTTCAGGGCATTGGTTTTCGAGTTCATGCCTAATGGGAGTCTAGATAGCTGGTTGCATCCAAGTCCTTCCTATCAAGGGTATGAAAGAAACTTGTCTCTACTCCAAAGATTAAATATTTCTATAGATGTTGCACTAGGATTGGATTACCTACATCATCACACCCATGCAAGTATCATTCATTGCGACCTAAAGCCAAGTAATATTCTTATTGATGAAAATTTTGTGGCTCGTATTGGTGATTTTGGTTTGGCGAGGTTCGACTTTGCTGTTATTACAAGTGACATCAATCAAACACAAATGAGTTCAACCGGTGTTCGTGGAACGGTGGGATATGTTCCTCCAG AGTATGGAATGTATGGGGAGATATCAGCAGAGGGAGATGTCTATAGCTTTGGAATTCTCCTTCTAGAAATATTTTCGGGGAAGCGGCCTACAGAAAGTAGCATATTCATGAATAACGACAATAATCTTCATGACTTTGTAAAGAAGGCTCTCCCACGAAGAGTGATGGATATTGTTGATCCAAGGATCGTACAGGATCAAGAAGAACATGGCATGACTATAAATCCATCATACCGCAGGGCTATTATAGAGGGATGCCTGACATCAATATTTGAAGtggggatattatgttcacaaGTGACGCCAAGGAAACGCATTGACATCAGTGTTGCTATTAAGCATTTACATGTAGTCAGAGACAAAATCCTCCAGCACAGCCAGTAA
- the LOC108224653 gene encoding proline-rich extensin-like protein EPR1: MKCNKSPLYVFMKALVPYGESQYEDEKLPVKRTWPLFPFPIPHFQLPHYFTAPKKPVISPDCIKAKLALSDCVKEKLVSAWYSAPLVKDCCHPIANHKKSCPDFIVKIDELLIPHYMMSTCHAPNHSGKHADVPSASPPTGPPPKGPVGPSPKGPVGPSPSPKGPPSKPKGPVGPPSEPKGPVSPPPKSPPSKPKGPVSPPPKGPPSKPKGPVGPPPKPKGPTPPIDSTT, encoded by the exons ATGAAATGCAACAAGAGTCCACTTTATGTTTTCATGAAAG CTTTGGTCCCTTATGGTGAATCTCAGTATGAAGATGAAAAGCTGCCTGTGAAGCGTACATGGCCTTTATTCCCATTCCCCATACCACACTTTCAATTACCGCATTACTTCACGGCGCCGAAGAAGCCAGTTATTAGCCCTGATTGCATCAAGGCAAAGTTGGCTTTGTCAGACTGTGTGAAGGAAAAGCTGGTTTCAGCATGGTATTCGGCGCCTCTTGTCAAAGATTGTTGTCATCCGATTGCTAACCACAAGAAGAGCTGCCCTGATTTTATTGTCAAGATTGATGAGCTTTTGATCCCACATTACATGATGAGTACTTGTCATGCTCCTAATCACTCCGGTAAGCATGCTGATGTCCCTTCGGCTAGCCCTCCTACTGGTCCACCACCAAAAGGTCCCGTTGGTCCATCACCAAAAGGTCCAGTTGGTCCATCACCATCACCAAAAGGTCCACCATCAAAACCAAAAGGTCCTGTTGGTCCGCCATCAGAACCAAAAGGTCCTGTTAGTCCACCACCAAAAAGTCCACCATCAAAACCAAAAGGTCCTGTTAGTCCACCACCAAAAGGTCCACCATCAAAACCAAAAGGTCCTGTTGGTCCACCACCAAAACCAAAAGGTCCTACGCCGCCCATTGATAGCACTACTTAA